CGACGGCGTGCCGCAGGCGGAGAGGACGACGGCGCCGAGCACGGCGATCGGCGCCGTTGGGCGGAGCGGAGGCATGACAGCTCTTTCTCGAGTGGGACGGGGCGGTGCGGCGCCGCCGGCAGGGGACACCGGACGACGCGGTCGCAGCGATTACGGGTGGGCGGTTGACCACCGGACCGTGCGTGGTGTCGGATGTTAACGAAAATCATTCTCAACACAAGGCATGGGGGAACGCTCATGACCACCACCGCCGCCGAAGTCCCGCCGCGGTCTCTCGCTGACCCGTCGCGCCCGGAGCCTCCGCCGGCCGACGACCGGCCGGTCAGCGCGGACCAGCCGCTCTACCTGGACCCCGTCATCGGTGCAGCGCTCTCGCGGATCCTGCGGGAGCGAGCCACGTTGAGCGGCTGGCTGAGGAGTTTCGGCAGCCCGCTGGCCGTCGTGCTGCCCGACCAGGTCGCCGACAACCTCGCCGCCTTCCAGACCGTCGCCGCCGAGCGCCGGATCGATGCCGAGGTGTACTACGCGCACAAGGCCAACCGGTCGACCGCCTTCGTGCGACGACTCGCAGACAGCACGGCGCGCATCGACGTCGCCTCGGTCGGCGAGCTCGAGCACGCGCTCGGATGCGGCTTCGCGCCGGAGCGGATCATGGTCACCGGCCCCAAGACACCGGAGCTGCTGTGGCTCTGCGCGCAGCTGGGCGTGCTGGTCAACGTCGACTCGCTGGCGGAGCTTGCGGCGCTGGCCAGCGCCGACATCGGCCGGGGCAAGCTCCCGGTGCTGCTGCGGTTCTCGGCCTTCGACTCCGGGGGGTCGGTGCGTTCACGGGTCTCGCGATTCGGGATGCGGGAGGACCAGGCGGACGCCTGCCACGGAGTGCTCGACCGGTGCCGCGACAGACTCGAGCTCCGCGGCGTTGCCTACCACCTCGACACCGTGGGCATGGCGGAGAAGGTCGCCGCGCTGGACGGGTCGTTCCGGCTGCTGCGGCGCTTCCAGATGGCAGGCCATCCGGCCGACGTCATCGACATCGGCGGCGGGTTCGGGGTCAACTACCTGCGCGACGCGCGGCAGTGGGAGGACTACACCTCGGGGCTGACCCGCGCGGTGCTCGGCCACCGGTCACCAGTGACCTGGCGGGGACACGGCTACGGCCTGCGCGCGGAGAACGGGCGGCTCAAGGGATCACTGGGTCTGTATCCGGCGCACCGGCCCTCGGCTGGCCCGGCCTACGTCGCCGACCTGCTCGACCAGCGCTCGCCAGCCTTCCGGCAGCGGTTCGCCGACCTGCTCAGCGAGACGATGACCCGGCTCTTCCTCGAGCCCGGTCGCGCGCTGGTCGACCAGAGCGGACTGGTGCTGTGCCGGGTACTGGAGACCCGACCGACAGGGGAGGGGCGGGTCTTCGTCCGCGTTGACCTGAACCACTCCGACGTCAGCCTCGAGGAGCACGGCGTCCTGATGGACCCGGTCGTGCTGCCCGGTCACGGCGGCCCACGGGAGCCCGGCCGCGGGTTCGTCATCGGGAACTTGTGCCTGGAGGCCGACTTCGTCTCCCGGCGGGAGATCCACTTCCGGTCGATGCCCCGTGCCGGCGATGTGCTCGCGTTCGTCAACACGGCGGGCTACTTCATGGACTTCTCCGCCGACCACGCTCTGTCCCAGCCGATCGCCCGGAAGGTGGCGGCCTCTGCGGACGCCTCGCGGTGGGCGCTCGACGAGGAGTACTGGCCCCTCGACCGGTCGGCGCCCCCGGGAGCGGCCGGTACGTCCATTCGAGAGGAGGACCGGTGAGGTACGACAGCATCACCGACGCGATCGGCAACACCCCGCTGCTCCGCATCGACCCGTCGGTCCACCGGCTGCGGCATGTCGACCTCTACGCCAAGCTGGAGATGCTCAACCCGTTCGGGTCGGTCAAAGACCGCGCCGCCTGGTCGATGGTCCGCGCCACGATCGAGGACGCCGGGCGCGAGGGCCGCACGGTGATCGAGCTGTCCAGCGGCAACACGGCGAAAGCGCTCGCGGTCATCGCCGGCATGCACGGGGTCCGTTTCCGCTCGGTCACCAACCGCATGAAGGTGCCCGAGGTCAAGGACCTGCTGCACCTCATCGGAGCCGAGATCGAGGAGCTTCCTGGCCAGGCCGAGTGTCTGGATCCCACCAACGTCGACGACCCGCTGACCATGATCCACCAGCAGGTGGGCAGCGACCCGTCATACCTGCACACCGACCAGTACTACAACCCGCGCAACACCCAGGCCCACGTCGAGACGACCGGCCCGGAGATCCTGCGCGACCTGGACGGGAACGCGCCGGACTACTTCATCGCCTGCGTCGGCACCGCTGGCTCCTCGACCGGGATCGCCCAGGTCCTGAGGGCCGCGCGCCCCGACATCCGCGTCATCGGGCTGGTCGCGCAGAAGTCGGACTTCGTGCCGGGCATCCGCAACATCGACGAGGTGCACGAGGTCGGACTCTTCGACCCGGAGATCTACGACGAGATCGAGGCGGTCAGCGCGGACGAGGCGATCGACGGCACCCTCGAGCTCGTGCGCCGGTGCGGCCTGCTCGCCGGGCCCACCGGGGGAGCCGCCTACCACGGCGCCACCCGGCACCTCCGCAAGGTCGACGACCAGCTGGAGGCCGACGGCGCCGGCGAGCGCCGCACCGCCGTCTTCGTGGTCTGCGACCGGGTGGAGAGCTACATGAGCTACTTCCGGGCACGGCGACCCGAACTCCTCGGCGACCGGAGCGGCCCACGGGTGACCGCCACGGCTGAGCAGGTCGCGGCCGCGCGAACCCTCGACCCGGCGCAGGCGGCCGCGTGGATCGCCGACG
This window of the Geodermatophilus sp. DSM 44513 genome carries:
- a CDS encoding alanine racemase, which codes for MSGWLRSFGSPLAVVLPDQVADNLAAFQTVAAERRIDAEVYYAHKANRSTAFVRRLADSTARIDVASVGELEHALGCGFAPERIMVTGPKTPELLWLCAQLGVLVNVDSLAELAALASADIGRGKLPVLLRFSAFDSGGSVRSRVSRFGMREDQADACHGVLDRCRDRLELRGVAYHLDTVGMAEKVAALDGSFRLLRRFQMAGHPADVIDIGGGFGVNYLRDARQWEDYTSGLTRAVLGHRSPVTWRGHGYGLRAENGRLKGSLGLYPAHRPSAGPAYVADLLDQRSPAFRQRFADLLSETMTRLFLEPGRALVDQSGLVLCRVLETRPTGEGRVFVRVDLNHSDVSLEEHGVLMDPVVLPGHGGPREPGRGFVIGNLCLEADFVSRREIHFRSMPRAGDVLAFVNTAGYFMDFSADHALSQPIARKVAASADASRWALDEEYWPLDRSAPPGAAGTSIREEDR
- a CDS encoding pyridoxal-phosphate dependent enzyme; amino-acid sequence: MRYDSITDAIGNTPLLRIDPSVHRLRHVDLYAKLEMLNPFGSVKDRAAWSMVRATIEDAGREGRTVIELSSGNTAKALAVIAGMHGVRFRSVTNRMKVPEVKDLLHLIGAEIEELPGQAECLDPTNVDDPLTMIHQQVGSDPSYLHTDQYYNPRNTQAHVETTGPEILRDLDGNAPDYFIACVGTAGSSTGIAQVLRAARPDIRVIGLVAQKSDFVPGIRNIDEVHEVGLFDPEIYDEIEAVSADEAIDGTLELVRRCGLLAGPTGGAAYHGATRHLRKVDDQLEADGAGERRTAVFVVCDRVESYMSYFRARRPELLGDRSGPRVTATAEQVAAARTLDPAQAAAWIADAGPLVVDLRGGFAYSTSHIAGAVNVPDELFADLVRGGLPFPRTRPVLLACPVGEQSRRWAAVLTGLGHPDARSLDGGIVAWRDAGQALERN